The Fusarium fujikuroi IMI 58289 draft genome, chromosome FFUJ_chr12 genome includes a window with the following:
- a CDS encoding probable 1,4-Benzoquinone reductase yields MAPKIAIVYYSTYGHIRQLAEAEKAGIESVGGTADIFQIPETLSADVLAKMHAPPKPTDIPILSDPSVLESYDGFLFGIPTRFGNFPAQWKAFWDSTGKQWSSGGYMGKAAGLFISTASQGGGQEVTAQNAMSTLVHHGIIYVPLGYAKTFGQLTNLNEVHGGSPWGAGTLAGADGSRQPSSLELEIARIQGETFYLFVDKASKVRNGRRAQQADPSLPAAKTRQRAHSIDEVEDGAGGACGLPTKFVVQ; encoded by the exons ATGGCTCCCAAAATCGCTATTGTTTAT TACTCCACCTATGGCCACATTCGCCAGCTTGCCGAGGCCGAAAAAGCTGGCATTGAGAGCGTCGGTGGTACAGCCGACATTTTCCAAATTCCCGAAACTCTTTCTGCCGATGTTCTTGCAAAGATGCATGCGCCTCCCAAGCCCACCGACATCCCGATACTCAGCGATCCCTCGGTCCTCGAATCATATGACGGTTTCTTGTTCGGAATTCCTACGCGCTTTGGCAATTTCCCAGCTCAATGGAAGGCCTTTTGGGATAGCACAGGCAAGCAATGGTCTAGCGGTGGTTATATGGGAAAAGCAGCTGGCCTTTTCATATCGACTGCCTCACAGGGCGGCGGCCAGGAAGTCACAGCGCAGAACGCCATGTCTACCCTCGTACACCATGGCATTATCTACGTCCCTCTGGGCTACGCAAAGACATTCGGCCAGCTTACAAACTTGAACGAAGTGCACGGTGGTAGTCCGTGGGGTGCTGGCACCTTGGCCGGCGCTGATGGTTCGCGTCAACCTTCATCCTTGGAGCTTGAGATCGCGCGGATTCAGGGAGAGACTTTTTACTTATTCGTCGACAAGGCCAGCAAAGTGCGGAACGGCCGTCGGGCACAACAAGCAGATCCTTCTCTCCcagcagccaagacaagGCAAAGGGCCCACAGCATTGACGAGGTCGAGGACGGTGCTGGAGGAGCTTGCGGACTTCCTACGAAATTTGTTGTTCAATAG
- a CDS encoding related to TPR domain protein, whose translation MDIKDVSNESKYIGYLKQLQGAAEQAARRKGQAVRDHPPSQQLVSSFLMKLMAASYGPRSDENTIATTQVPAPYPPCIDSVNDLEPIMISDMRLETHHRGKKIMLRVLTPPDRMTAVMAIVEDEKGIAVLLQLYHQPEETIVPTTEILNPNMVCILKEPFFKCATDGTYSLRVDHPCDMIRLDGADDRIPSHWRPSTVISGENSTDLRKQGNDAVQAKKWAEALRLYSSAILAGQNLEERQLAFLNRSLVNLNMDRPKQALLDAEKATNPAMPSEKSLFRKARALYELGDYQQSLEMLEKLTQSFPENKAASSEKGRLHERLNEQRTGEYKFKQMYKQAEKAPPFIDCATFSAPVEIRESPGRGKGLFTTKAVSAGELLLCEKAFSYSFAGDEQSTKQTKMLMNLATKRIVVGGQARLLSLIVQKLYHNSSLSAEFGDLHHADYQKATVLETDGTPVVDSFLVEKINSLNCFGAPRTSRESYLKATSSSRDMTDGEGFKYTTSGIWLLASRINHSCVGNCRRSFIGDMQIVRATRDLPAGTELFFCYRLPVPFESYQETQKGLNHWGFTCGCGLCLRKKATSGSILQRRKVLADDLRRLLDHPGSGNEAKQLNMAAKMILKGLEALGHSIIACPPNDITDRPRLEVKRWGVANDAVPWVFNNLANVYDQLAPGLCSAAEHYAEVSYTMVVGEKETWPEVFSSSS comes from the exons ATGGATATCAAAGACGTCTCAAACGAGAGCAAGTACATCGGCTATCTGAAGCAACTTCAAGGCGCTGCAGAGCAAGCAGCCCGAAGAAAAGGCCAAGCTGTGCGAGATCACCccccttctcaacaactcgtctcgtccttcttgatgaaacTCATGGCCGCCTCATATGGCCCTCGGTCGGACGAAAACACAATCGCTACCACGCAGGTCCCAGCGCCTTACCCACCTTGCATTGATTCCGTCAACGACCTGGAACCCATCATGATCTCCGACATGAGGCTCGaaactcatcatcgaggGAAGAAGATCATGCTGCGCGTCCTCACGCCCCCGGACCGCATGACGGCTGTGATGGCCATtgtggaggatgagaagggaaTCGCTGTGTTGCTCCAACTCTATCACCAACCTGAAGAGACCATCGTCCCTACCACTGAGATCCTCAACCCAAACATGGTCTGCATCCTCAAAGAGCCCTTCTTCAAATGTGCCACGGACGGTACATACTCGCTCAGAGTCGATCACCCTTGCGATATGATCCGGCTGGACGGAGCTGACGACCGCATTCCCTCGCACTGGAGGCCATCGACGGTGATCTCAGGCGAGAACAGTACAGACCTTCGAAAGCAAGGGAACGACGCTGTACAGGCCAAGAAATGGGCTGAAGCACTGCGACT GTACTCTTCAGCTATTCTAGCAGGTCAAAATTTGGAAGAGAGACAGCTCGCTTTCCTCAACCGCTCACTTGTAAACCTGAACATGGACCGACCGAAGCAGGCCTTATTGGATGCCGAGAAAGCCACCAATCCTGCGATGCCATCCGAAAAATCGCTCTTCCGCAAGGCTCGAGCATTGTATGAGCTCGGCGACTATCAGCAGAGTCTCGAAATGCTGGAAAAGCTCACACAGTCGTTCCCTGAAAACAAGGCAGCCAGCTCCGAGAAAGGTCGACTCCACGAGCGGCTCAACGAACAGCGAACAGGCGAGTACAAATTCAAGCAAATGTACAAGCAGGCAGAAAAAGCACCTCCCTTCATCGACTGTGCCACTTTCTCAGCTCCAGTAGAGATTCGTGAGTCGCCTGGCAGAGGCAAAGGGCTCTTCACCACCAAGGCAGTCTCGGCAGGGGAGCTTCTGCTCTGCGAAAAGGCATTCTCCTACAGCTTTGCCGGGGACGAGCAATCCACAAAGCAGACCAAAATGCTGATGAATCTTGCCACCAAGAGGATAGTAGTGGGTGGCCAAGCACGTCTCTTGAGCCTGATTGTGCAGAAACTGTACCATAACTCGTCGTTATCCGCCGAGTTTGGAGACCTCCACCACGCCGATTACCAAAAGGCTACGGTCTTGGAGACTGACGGAACCCCAGTAGTCGATTC TTTCCTGGTCGAAAAGATTAACTCCCTGAACTGTTTTGGTGCTCCGAGGACGAGCCGCGAGTCATACCTCAAGGCAACATCAAGCAGCAGAGATATGACGGATGGCGAAGGCTTCAAGTACACAACCTCGGGCATTTGGCTCCTCGCTTCCCGTATTAACCATTCCTGTGTGGGCAACTGTCGACGCTCCTTCATTGGAGACATGCAAATCGTGCGCGCGACGAGGGATCTCCCTGCTGGCACTGAACTCTTTTTCTGCTATCGCCTTCCTGTGCCCTTCGAATCTTACCAAGAGACCCAAAAGGGCTTGAATCACTGGGGGTTCACGTGCGGCTGTGGGCTGTGTTTGCGTAAGAAAGCCACGTCTGGTTCCATCCTCCAGAGACGCAAGGTGCTTGCCGACGACCTCCGGAGGCTGCTTGATCACCCTGGCTCCGGCAACGAAGCCAAACAA CTGAATATGGCCGCCAAGATGATCCTCAAGGGCCTCGAGGCTCTGGGACACAGCATCATTGCATGTCCGCCCAATGACATTACAGATCGGCCGCGACTCGAAGTTAAACGGTGGGGGGTGGCGAATGACGCTGTGCCATGGGTATTCAACAACTTGGCGAATGTGTATGACCAACTTGCTCCTGGACTATGCTCGGCAGCAGAGCATTACGCTGAAGTGTCTTATACCATGGTCGTGGGCGAGAAGGAAACGTGGCCCGAGGTATTCTCGAGTTCTTCATGA